In the genome of Globicephala melas chromosome 7, mGloMel1.2, whole genome shotgun sequence, one region contains:
- the RNF228 gene encoding RING finger protein 228 → MAAPASHSGGGERSPTSSPRSSTVARDAAAGARDGRDVGARSASVTVPGLPPLEDYECKICYNYFDADRRAPKLLACLHTFCQECLSRLQLRAAAAATAAPERPLRPPPWHGPPSAIACPVCRHRTPLPDSRVYGLPNNTKLAEAFPLALRAAHDPLPQDRLLPLPARHPAPAAAPSPAPAPPRPPAAEDAARGPSSSAGLRAPGSYESCQNCKRAALTAGCVCVVFSFLSMVVLLFTGLIFVNHYGGGGPPPGGGTSPDAAPAAGLPLPSPVGPICLSVASILALFSVVVTWVICWLKYRPEGAATGSAGGGGGGGPRARAAAEAGGARRSDT, encoded by the coding sequence ATGGCAGCGCCGGCGAGCCACAGCGGCGGCGGCGAGCGGAGCCCAACCAGCAGCCCCCGGAGCTCGACAGTGGCCCGGGACGCCGCGGCGGGAGCCCGGGACGGCCGGGACGTGGGAGCCAGGAGCGCATCGGTGACAGTCCCCGGCCTCCCTCCGCTTGAGGACTACGAGTGCAAAATCTGCTACAACTACTTCGACGCAGACCGGCGCGCGCCCAAGCTGCTGGCGTGCCTGCACACCTTCTGCCAGGAGTGCCTGAGCCGGCTGCAgctccgcgccgccgccgccgccaccgccgcgcCCGAGCGCCCGCTGCGCCCGCCGCCCTGGCACGGGCCGCCCAGCGCCATCGCTTGCCCCGTGTGCCGCCACCGCACGCCGCTGCCCGACAGCCGCGTGTACGGCCTTCCCAATAACACCAAGCTCGCCGAGGCCTTCCCGCTGGCCCTACGCGCCGCGCACGACCCGCTGCCCCAGGACCGCCTCCTGCCGCTGCCCGCACGCCACCCAGCGCCCGCCGCGGCCCCGTcgcccgccccggccccgccgcgGCCGCCGGCCGCCGAGGACGCGGCCCGAGGACCAAGCTCCAGCGCCGGCCTGCGCGCCCCGGGCTCCTACGAGAGCTGCCAGAACTGCAAGCGCGCCGCGCTCACCGCGGGCTGCGTGTGCGTcgtcttctccttcctctccatgGTGGTGCTGCTCTTCACCGGCCTCATCTTCGTCAACCACTACGGCGGCGGCGGGCCCCCCCCGGGGGGCGGGACGTCCCCTGATGCGGCCCCGGCAGCCGGTTTGCCCTTGCCTTCGCCCGTGGGGCCCATCTGCCTGTCGGTGGCCAGCATCCTGGCGCTCTTCTCGGTCGTCGTCACTTGGGTTATCTGCTGGCTCAAGTACCGGCCCGAGGGCGCGGCCACGGGCTCGgctgggggcggcggcggcggcggcccgagggcgcgggcggcggcggaggcgggCGGCGCGCGGAGGAGCGACACATAG